The following are encoded together in the Proteiniphilum saccharofermentans genome:
- a CDS encoding SusD/RagB family nutrient-binding outer membrane lipoprotein has product MKNIVKLFLALSIVIYLGGCTKDYLDINKSPNSPTTPELNQLLSGSQYFMVQALSQGNFIGYGLSSYVHYLNPREDSNYGMGPTANNPFNSWNYFYTYVLNDYEAIIEYAEPDENLIYAGIAKTLKAYAFSVMVDVWGDIPFSEFNVPGLTAPAPDSSKDIYNALIALLEEGRGDLQNTSAANALKPGKDDFFYGGDVAKWVRLNNTIKLRLLLHSRKAKSDITDWQGKFNALISENAFIGKNEDFQFWYSNNTSPRDERHPAFSSYTGQHTHFVSPFFYETMMGQTYNTTDNPFAGIKDPRVPYYFYNQMKDSDVPTNNYEYRNGNFLSIFFATMGPNAGADNRNQMTKYGVYPIGGKYDDGNGGSVTLANATGIAPHKMITYAALKFMLTELVLAGETTGDARTLLSEGISEAIDHIHSVVDENEKANNSAPKISAEDRAEYIDAILAKYDAANAEGKMRIVMTQKWIHNFMNPIDAYTDYRRTGYPVLFNPNNTQEPGYGVNPSGDTEKSDARVELSTPASYPRSLYYPTNSETELNPNMPQKNDVSVPLVFWDK; this is encoded by the coding sequence ATGAAAAATATAGTAAAACTTTTTTTGGCTTTATCCATTGTTATATATCTGGGAGGCTGTACAAAAGACTACCTTGATATAAACAAAAGCCCTAATAGCCCAACGACCCCTGAATTGAATCAGCTTCTTTCGGGTAGCCAATATTTTATGGTGCAGGCATTAAGTCAGGGGAATTTTATCGGTTATGGTTTGAGTTCGTATGTACACTATTTGAATCCCCGTGAAGATTCGAATTATGGAATGGGGCCTACGGCGAATAATCCGTTCAATTCATGGAATTATTTTTATACTTATGTTTTGAATGATTATGAGGCAATTATAGAATATGCAGAACCGGATGAAAATCTGATTTATGCCGGTATTGCCAAAACTTTGAAAGCATATGCCTTTTCGGTGATGGTAGACGTTTGGGGTGATATCCCTTTCTCAGAGTTTAATGTTCCCGGACTCACAGCGCCAGCGCCGGATAGCAGCAAGGATATTTATAATGCACTTATTGCACTGTTGGAAGAGGGGCGTGGAGATTTGCAAAATACTAGTGCAGCCAACGCTTTAAAGCCGGGCAAAGACGATTTCTTTTATGGCGGAGATGTGGCTAAATGGGTTAGATTGAATAACACCATTAAATTGAGACTATTATTGCATTCGCGTAAAGCGAAATCTGATATCACAGACTGGCAAGGTAAATTTAACGCCTTGATCTCAGAAAATGCATTTATTGGAAAAAATGAAGATTTTCAGTTCTGGTATAGCAATAACACCAGTCCCAGAGATGAACGCCATCCGGCTTTTTCATCGTATACGGGACAACATACGCACTTTGTCAGTCCATTCTTCTATGAAACGATGATGGGTCAGACCTATAATACTACGGACAATCCTTTCGCGGGGATAAAAGACCCGCGGGTTCCCTACTATTTTTATAATCAAATGAAGGACAGTGATGTGCCTACCAATAATTATGAGTATCGGAACGGAAACTTTTTGTCAATATTTTTTGCCACCATGGGGCCTAACGCAGGTGCGGATAATCGTAACCAAATGACCAAATATGGAGTATATCCTATTGGTGGTAAGTATGATGATGGTAACGGAGGTAGTGTTACTCTTGCAAATGCTACAGGTATTGCTCCACATAAAATGATAACTTATGCTGCTCTTAAATTTATGTTGACGGAGCTTGTTCTCGCCGGTGAAACCACGGGTGATGCCAGAACTCTTTTGAGTGAAGGTATAAGTGAAGCCATCGATCACATCCATAGTGTGGTTGACGAAAATGAAAAAGCTAATAACTCTGCCCCTAAGATTTCGGCTGAAGATAGAGCGGAATATATTGATGCGATACTGGCAAAGTATGATGCGGCTAATGCGGAAGGAAAAATGAGGATCGTGATGACCCAGAAATGGATCCATAACTTTATGAATCCAATAGACGCATATACCGATTATCGTCGCACAGGTTACCCGGTATTGTTTAATCCCAATAACACACAAGAGCCGGGATATGGCGTTAACCCAAGTGGTGATACTGAGAAATCGGATGCGAGAGTGGAACTTTCCACCCCGGCATCTTACCCGCGTTCGCTTTACTATCCGACCAATTCGGAAACTGAGTTAAATCCGAATATGCCGCAAAAGAATGACGTATCAGTACCCCTTGTGTTCTGGGATAAATAA
- a CDS encoding SusC/RagA family TonB-linked outer membrane protein: MKRKLMMFLALFFIGIGIVTAQTQVRGTVVDETGEPVIGATIQLKGTSQGTVSDIDGNFNLSAPAGGTLVISYVGMQTQEVPVSASVRVVMVSDAQLLSEVVIVGAMGITRPPRAAGYGQTIVDPAEAIQKAEPDLFRSLDGKIPGVHVGASSATPGSATKVLIRGNSSFLGNNDPLYVVDGLPYSNSEVTTGNRLTTAGAYGTGLATLDPNDIESMTVLKGAAAAALYGSRAANGVILITTKAGSKRVRPSQKGFEVTLTSSYTTESIASLPEYQNTYGQGSNFTYSNANGSWGPAFGSPGNETIPLYSTINAVYPELGPRIPYQAYPNNVKDLFRNGSVLDNSVNIMSYNDKGNFSITVSNLAQDGYVPYSEFDRTSFSVGGNQKLDNGLTVGGTVSYSRTVQNGPFFGAGNYGGSVSSFARAMLVPRNVDLPNLPYETPDGRNLMAFGGVDNPLWSWKYNTITSVMDRTVSTVNAAYDFTDWLSAGYQFGWNQYEMDRKQVINIGSVGPSGFAGQGQITNDSYTTQEIESNFNLTFKHKFNEDYNLRVTVGHNVNQRTTHRADQEGNIMIFKGIYNVGNTQEQTAGESTSKRRLWAIYADALLDYKNYAFLNLTLRNDHSSTLPIQNNSYYYPAVTGSFVFSDAFELNSDILDFGKVRLAWGRVGNDASPYYVNGTYLQDTPFGGNPIMLLPTTSYDPELKPEFTTEVELGAELRFFQNRIGIDFTWYNRSTTDQIAPLSLPSSTGSRTYYTNFGELNNKGVEIGVNFVPVNLRNSFKWDITGTFTKNISKVISLVDGVEQITLSTGSTSEPQPTLKPGLPYGFLRGTVIARDDEGNMLVNPNSGAYIAETELGDLGDPYPDFRLSVNNTFSYKRFSLGVIFDARVGGVLSSGPASDLLGRGLTKDTEDRLGTRILPGVLGDPNTREPLKDANGNKIPNTIQLSENDLWFSPSEGNTFSINSVHEFNTFDATVFRLSEVSFGYDLPEKWLRNTFLGSVNLSVVGRNLWYFAPGFPKYTNYDPGSNAFGSGNVQGIDRESAPSTRRIAFNARLTF; the protein is encoded by the coding sequence ATGAAAAGAAAGCTAATGATGTTTTTAGCCCTGTTCTTTATTGGGATAGGGATTGTAACGGCTCAGACACAGGTACGGGGTACCGTGGTGGATGAAACGGGCGAACCTGTGATTGGTGCTACCATCCAACTCAAAGGAACGTCGCAGGGAACCGTTTCCGATATCGACGGGAATTTTAACCTCTCGGCCCCTGCGGGTGGTACGTTGGTTATTTCCTATGTGGGGATGCAAACTCAGGAAGTACCGGTAAGTGCGAGTGTACGGGTAGTAATGGTTTCAGATGCACAATTACTAAGCGAAGTGGTTATTGTGGGAGCCATGGGTATAACACGTCCGCCGCGTGCTGCAGGCTATGGACAGACGATTGTTGATCCGGCTGAAGCTATTCAGAAAGCGGAGCCAGACCTTTTCCGTTCGTTAGATGGTAAAATCCCCGGTGTGCATGTGGGAGCCTCTTCGGCTACGCCCGGTAGTGCCACGAAAGTACTGATCAGGGGAAACTCTTCATTTTTAGGAAACAATGACCCGTTATATGTTGTGGATGGTCTTCCTTACAGTAATTCAGAGGTAACTACAGGGAATAGGTTAACCACCGCAGGTGCATACGGAACTGGTCTTGCCACCCTCGATCCCAACGATATCGAGAGTATGACCGTATTGAAAGGTGCCGCCGCTGCAGCCCTTTATGGTAGCCGTGCCGCCAATGGTGTTATTCTGATCACCACAAAAGCAGGAAGTAAAAGAGTACGTCCATCCCAAAAAGGATTTGAAGTAACATTAACCTCTTCCTATACTACAGAATCGATTGCTTCACTTCCCGAGTATCAGAATACTTATGGACAAGGATCTAATTTCACCTATTCCAATGCGAACGGTTCTTGGGGGCCGGCTTTTGGTTCTCCAGGAAATGAAACCATACCTTTGTACTCGACCATTAATGCTGTTTATCCAGAATTGGGACCAAGAATTCCCTATCAGGCATATCCGAATAATGTGAAGGATCTGTTCAGGAATGGTAGTGTTTTGGATAATTCTGTGAATATCATGAGTTACAATGATAAAGGTAATTTCAGTATTACGGTCTCCAATCTTGCTCAGGATGGTTATGTGCCTTATTCCGAATTCGATCGTACCTCATTCAGTGTAGGGGGAAATCAAAAACTGGATAATGGCCTTACCGTCGGAGGAACTGTATCCTATTCGAGGACAGTCCAGAATGGACCTTTCTTTGGTGCCGGAAATTACGGTGGCTCGGTGAGTTCTTTTGCTCGTGCCATGTTGGTGCCGCGAAATGTGGATCTCCCGAATTTGCCCTACGAAACGCCTGACGGAAGAAACTTAATGGCTTTCGGTGGTGTTGACAATCCATTATGGTCTTGGAAATACAATACTATCACCAGTGTGATGGATCGTACTGTCAGTACGGTAAATGCCGCTTATGATTTTACCGATTGGTTGTCGGCAGGTTATCAATTCGGTTGGAATCAATATGAGATGGATCGTAAGCAGGTAATCAATATTGGATCAGTAGGCCCTTCTGGTTTTGCAGGGCAAGGGCAGATTACCAATGACAGCTATACTACACAGGAGATCGAGTCGAATTTTAATCTAACCTTCAAACATAAGTTTAATGAGGACTATAATTTAAGAGTTACTGTTGGACATAATGTCAATCAACGGACGACCCATAGGGCTGACCAGGAGGGTAATATAATGATATTCAAAGGCATATATAATGTGGGTAATACGCAGGAACAAACAGCGGGAGAGTCTACAAGCAAAAGAAGGTTATGGGCGATATATGCTGATGCTTTGTTGGATTACAAGAATTATGCTTTTTTGAATCTTACTTTGCGTAACGACCACTCTTCCACTTTGCCGATACAAAACAACAGTTACTATTATCCGGCAGTTACCGGTTCGTTTGTGTTTAGTGATGCTTTTGAACTCAATTCCGATATCCTGGACTTTGGTAAAGTGCGTTTAGCCTGGGGACGTGTGGGTAACGATGCATCCCCGTATTATGTAAATGGAACCTATCTTCAGGATACTCCATTTGGGGGCAATCCTATCATGTTGTTGCCCACAACTTCTTATGATCCTGAATTAAAACCTGAGTTTACTACTGAGGTTGAGTTGGGAGCAGAATTGCGGTTTTTCCAGAATCGTATTGGTATAGATTTCACATGGTACAACAGATCAACGACTGATCAGATAGCTCCGTTAAGTTTACCCTCTTCCACAGGATCAAGGACCTATTACACCAACTTCGGCGAATTGAATAACAAAGGGGTAGAGATAGGGGTCAACTTTGTGCCGGTGAATTTAAGAAACTCATTCAAATGGGATATAACCGGTACTTTTACAAAGAACATCAGTAAAGTTATTTCGTTGGTTGATGGCGTAGAACAAATCACCCTATCCACGGGTTCTACTTCCGAACCGCAACCTACTTTGAAACCAGGTCTTCCATATGGATTTCTCCGTGGTACAGTGATTGCCCGGGATGATGAAGGGAATATGCTTGTGAATCCCAATAGTGGAGCTTATATAGCAGAAACCGAACTGGGTGACTTGGGAGATCCTTATCCCGATTTCAGGCTGTCGGTTAACAATACATTTAGCTACAAAAGATTCTCTTTGGGCGTAATTTTTGACGCCAGGGTTGGTGGTGTCTTGTCTTCAGGGCCTGCTTCAGACCTTCTGGGGCGTGGTTTGACTAAGGATACCGAAGACCGTTTGGGTACGCGTATTCTACCCGGTGTGTTGGGTGACCCAAATACAAGGGAGCCTTTGAAGGACGCAAATGGAAATAAAATACCAAATACGATTCAGTTGTCGGAAAACGATTTGTGGTTCTCTCCATCAGAAGGGAATACATTCTCTATTAATAGTGTCCATGAATTCAATACTTTTGATGCAACCGTATTCCGTCTGAGCGAAGTATCGTTTGGATATGATCTTCCTGAAAAGTGGCTGCGGAACACATTCCTCGGTTCAGTAAATCTGTCAGTGGTGGGAAGGAACCTTTGGTATTTTGCTCCCGGATTTCCGAAATATACCAATTATGACCCGGGATCCAATGCTTTTGGTAGCGGAAACGTACAGGGTATTGACCGTGAAAGTGCCCCTTCCACAAGAAGGATAGCATTCAATGCGAGATTGACATTCTGA
- a CDS encoding TlpA disulfide reductase family protein, translating to MKKNLFPIAIAALALLMVSCEKNPDKLNLSGTVKNESSGKIYLQRYENKSFFTIDSTEIKDGKFEFDTQVKLPEIYGLSLEGSGTNPFYSYLVFLDNNPITVDLDTVDGFKNTVVKGSEEHDLFIDIRNRKVSDISEVIRENPSSIAALYVFYRYYSYRLSPDEIKANIDLLDPSLKGTDYVKVLDELANTLDKVAVGQKAPDFEATDRDGNKVKFSDYLGQGYVLVDFWASWCAPCRKENPNLVKAYDTYKSKGFEIVGISLDNSAAPWLKAIETDSLAWPQLIDGNAWAGQGVKEYGVRLIPANFLIDKEGAIVARNLKGEDLQRTLEELLSAPVR from the coding sequence ATGAAGAAGAATCTATTTCCTATCGCTATTGCAGCTTTGGCCTTATTGATGGTGAGCTGTGAAAAGAATCCTGACAAATTAAATCTTTCAGGTACGGTAAAGAATGAGTCATCGGGTAAGATCTACCTGCAACGGTACGAGAATAAATCTTTCTTTACGATAGACTCTACAGAGATAAAAGATGGAAAATTCGAGTTCGATACCCAAGTTAAGCTGCCGGAGATATATGGTCTGTCGTTAGAAGGATCGGGAACGAATCCTTTTTATTCCTACCTCGTTTTTCTCGACAATAACCCTATTACTGTGGATCTTGATACTGTTGACGGCTTTAAAAACACCGTAGTAAAAGGTTCTGAAGAGCACGACCTGTTTATTGATATCAGAAACCGTAAAGTTTCGGATATAAGTGAGGTGATCAGGGAGAATCCCTCTTCTATTGCCGCGCTGTATGTGTTCTACCGTTATTATTCCTATCGTTTGTCGCCGGACGAGATAAAGGCTAATATTGATCTGCTCGATCCTTCGCTAAAAGGTACGGACTATGTGAAAGTGCTTGATGAATTGGCAAACACATTGGACAAAGTCGCCGTTGGACAAAAAGCGCCCGACTTTGAAGCAACCGACAGGGATGGCAATAAAGTGAAGTTTTCGGACTATTTGGGCCAGGGTTATGTGCTTGTCGATTTTTGGGCTTCATGGTGTGCGCCGTGCCGTAAAGAAAATCCAAATTTAGTAAAGGCCTATGATACATATAAGTCCAAAGGTTTCGAGATAGTGGGGATATCTTTGGATAATAGTGCTGCACCTTGGCTTAAGGCAATAGAAACGGATAGTCTTGCCTGGCCGCAACTGATAGATGGGAATGCCTGGGCAGGACAAGGCGTCAAAGAGTATGGAGTGAGGCTTATTCCTGCGAACTTCCTTATAGATAAAGAAGGTGCAATTGTAGCGCGAAATCTCAAAGGGGAAGACTTGCAAAGAACATTGGAAGAGTTGTTAAGTGCTCCTGTCCGTTAG
- a CDS encoding RagB/SusD family nutrient uptake outer membrane protein, with the protein MNTSIYKYKHIQRNIVIAAVLVSLGFVSSCDDLLDQTSQTSLSSATIFDTPARIEGLVNGAYRSLKSANLYSGRLVQYGDLRGEDFVIRTENALAGGYVWANSFTNLTGDINSVWEQAYVVINNANVLIEGLDRSEGVISDGQKRNYIAEARFLRGLAYFHLVTFYGRPYIESGGQDKAVPLRLQAEVSSANNNLARSTVFDVYKQIIEDLDYAEVNLPESYSSALLNTTRAHKNTAIALKTRVYLNKGEFDKVIEEAKKIVPQDEAPFSATTGVTHALNADITTIFNADYTTTESVFSMPMTVADPPGGAALANVYYSAPDFVLNTEPAGIISDTEWRESDARRNFVSYNSSLGLYLLAKYTKVSPAIDYIPVIRYPEVLLNYAEAEARSTSGDLNKAVALLKAVRNRSDAAYIFPAQALAQDQILTTIRVERRIELLGEGFRANDILRDLQTFPGKPSLASLTARQVGPADEGYVFPIPNSEILTNELINE; encoded by the coding sequence ATGAATACTTCTATATATAAATATAAGCATATACAACGAAATATAGTGATTGCAGCCGTTCTTGTCTCATTAGGCTTTGTGAGTTCCTGTGACGACCTTCTCGATCAGACTTCCCAAACATCCCTCAGTTCGGCAACGATCTTTGACACCCCTGCCCGTATAGAAGGGTTGGTGAATGGAGCGTACCGGTCGCTGAAGAGTGCCAACCTGTATAGCGGGCGCCTGGTACAGTATGGAGACCTGCGTGGCGAAGATTTTGTCATCCGCACCGAAAATGCCTTGGCAGGGGGATATGTGTGGGCCAATAGTTTTACAAACCTTACCGGTGATATAAACAGTGTATGGGAGCAAGCCTATGTTGTGATAAACAATGCCAATGTCCTGATAGAAGGGTTGGACAGGTCGGAGGGTGTTATCAGCGACGGGCAAAAACGCAATTATATTGCAGAGGCAAGGTTCCTGAGGGGATTGGCTTATTTCCATCTGGTTACTTTTTATGGCCGGCCTTATATCGAAAGCGGGGGCCAGGACAAGGCTGTGCCTTTAAGATTGCAGGCTGAGGTGTCATCGGCGAATAATAATCTGGCCCGTAGTACGGTATTTGATGTGTATAAGCAAATAATCGAGGATCTTGATTATGCCGAAGTCAATTTGCCGGAAAGTTATTCATCGGCTCTGCTGAATACTACCCGTGCTCATAAAAATACGGCGATTGCTTTGAAGACAAGAGTCTATTTGAATAAAGGCGAGTTTGACAAGGTGATAGAAGAAGCTAAAAAGATAGTTCCCCAGGATGAAGCGCCGTTTTCAGCTACGACAGGTGTCACACATGCATTGAATGCGGATATCACCACTATTTTCAATGCCGATTATACAACAACCGAATCGGTGTTCTCCATGCCTATGACCGTTGCGGATCCTCCCGGTGGCGCTGCTTTGGCAAATGTATATTACAGTGCGCCTGATTTTGTGCTTAACACAGAGCCTGCAGGGATAATATCCGATACCGAATGGCGGGAATCCGACGCGCGGCGCAATTTTGTCTCATATAACAGTAGTCTCGGGTTGTATCTGCTAGCCAAGTATACGAAGGTGAGTCCTGCGATAGATTATATTCCGGTAATCCGTTATCCGGAAGTGCTTCTTAACTATGCAGAGGCTGAAGCCCGCAGTACCAGCGGTGACCTGAATAAGGCGGTCGCATTGTTGAAGGCTGTCCGCAATCGTTCCGATGCTGCTTATATTTTCCCTGCACAGGCATTGGCGCAAGATCAGATATTGACTACAATCAGGGTCGAAAGACGTATCGAACTTCTGGGCGAAGGTTTCAGGGCAAACGATATTTTGCGCGATTTGCAGACGTTCCCCGGCAAGCCTTCACTGGCCAGCCTGACTGCCCGCCAGGTAGGTCCGGCCGATGAAGGCTATGTATTTCCCATTCCGAATTCAGAGATATTGACCAATGAATTGATAAATGAATAA
- a CDS encoding SusC/RagA family TonB-linked outer membrane protein, producing MAVFLVFFLFSFLAYGQNAIQGTVVDRDNNPLPGATIMIKSTNTGTVSDEEGNFNLTIDQSLPVTLEVSFIGYTAQEIDVYDSGEPVIVTLAEERNILNEVVVIGYGTQSRREFTGSVASISGDLVKELPVQSFDQALQGKAAGVSIALPNGQLNAPAVIRIRGVNSISLSSYPLIVVDGIPLSTGDISTNRAANNPLGDINPADIASIDILKDAASTAIYGSKAAGGVILVTTKRGKAGHATTHYESWVGFTNATRLPNVLNAQQYTDIKNESIANATAIDGTQREPVYFLSYNPDGSIVDTNWRDYIYRTAVSHNHSLSVAGGSEKVNYYLSLNYSDQEGILVGNDFQRKGIRFNLDNRVTDWLKLTAGAVYNVSENKSYDTGSLPGASMTTTGAARLALVLPPNVGAYNDDGSYHLNPNSGTLGSGNNKTTIPLYNPAALFDLSRYTSQNDHVISNISASIRPVKQVELTTTYAIDRVKTENITFLSPELGSSGYNSGGSVTNVTITRQNQAWTNTLSFNETFLKDHHLSALLGTDIQYNELSAWGANATNASDDFFEYYQGGWANVVASGNRKGTRVFASLFSRLSYDLKGRYFLTGNFRRDGNSALAEGRKYGNFGGVSGGWLLSEESFFKSSPLARTFDNVKLNASWGQVGNGNLENDYSSYDLYSSYLYGSAATWSITQQGNPDLSWETSEQTNVGIEVSAFTNRLNAELTYFNNNVNGLILSVAQSPSKGIPGNSILANVGSMYNRGIEFGIGYEVIRRKDLTWNLNFNYTNLRNKVTSLADENQDIIASTGSGNTNITRVGEPIGSLYGLKTLYVNPENGQRVFLNGKGEEVQYNGLNRWTYLDGSTAEALSGDDFYVLGNALPKWYGGLASNLTYKDFELNLNFTYAGGNYVMNRTRSTLTDQIFFNNSTDILRRWTSPGQQTDIPRIINGDRISFGGSVPISEHVEKGDFLRLQNVVFAYNLPESALGFSRLSAVRVYGQVTNAFIITGYSGIDPEVSANGNSNTAPGVEYNTAGLGRTFTFGVNVTF from the coding sequence ATGGCTGTTTTTTTAGTATTTTTCCTTTTTTCTTTCCTTGCTTATGGACAAAACGCGATACAGGGAACGGTGGTTGACAGGGACAATAACCCGTTGCCGGGAGCCACGATAATGATAAAGTCAACAAATACCGGAACAGTGAGTGATGAAGAAGGTAATTTCAATCTTACCATCGATCAGTCGTTGCCGGTTACGCTGGAGGTGAGCTTTATCGGTTATACGGCACAGGAAATTGATGTCTATGATTCCGGGGAGCCTGTCATTGTGACCCTGGCCGAAGAGCGTAATATATTGAATGAAGTGGTGGTTATTGGTTACGGGACCCAATCCCGACGGGAGTTTACGGGTTCGGTGGCCTCTATCAGTGGCGATCTCGTGAAAGAGCTGCCGGTGCAGAGTTTCGATCAGGCGCTGCAAGGTAAGGCCGCCGGTGTAAGTATTGCTTTGCCTAACGGACAGTTGAATGCTCCGGCGGTGATACGCATAAGGGGCGTTAATTCAATTTCATTGAGTTCTTACCCTCTGATCGTGGTGGATGGGATTCCGTTAAGTACAGGTGATATTTCTACCAACCGTGCGGCAAACAACCCGTTGGGAGATATAAACCCGGCCGATATTGCTTCCATTGACATCCTGAAGGATGCGGCATCGACCGCCATTTACGGGTCGAAGGCTGCCGGTGGCGTAATACTGGTAACCACCAAGAGAGGTAAAGCGGGACATGCCACTACTCACTATGAAAGCTGGGTAGGATTTACAAATGCCACCCGATTGCCCAACGTGTTGAATGCGCAACAGTATACCGATATTAAGAACGAATCGATAGCCAATGCAACGGCGATAGATGGAACGCAGAGAGAGCCGGTCTATTTTTTGTCTTACAATCCTGACGGAAGTATTGTCGATACAAACTGGAGGGACTATATATACAGGACAGCGGTCTCACACAATCATTCACTGAGTGTGGCGGGAGGTTCGGAGAAGGTGAATTACTATTTGTCGCTGAATTATTCCGACCAGGAAGGGATTCTGGTTGGTAATGATTTCCAGAGAAAGGGAATCCGCTTCAACCTGGATAACAGGGTCACCGACTGGCTTAAATTAACGGCAGGTGCAGTGTATAATGTAAGCGAAAACAAATCCTACGACACGGGCAGTCTTCCGGGGGCCTCCATGACCACAACGGGTGCGGCCCGTCTTGCGCTGGTCTTGCCACCCAATGTAGGTGCATATAATGACGATGGCAGTTACCACTTAAATCCCAATAGCGGCACACTGGGATCGGGAAACAACAAGACGACCATCCCCCTTTACAATCCTGCGGCTTTGTTCGATTTGTCCCGTTACACTTCCCAGAATGACCACGTGATAAGCAATATAAGCGCGAGCATCAGACCCGTAAAACAGGTGGAACTGACAACGACTTATGCGATTGATCGTGTGAAGACCGAAAATATCACTTTTCTAAGTCCAGAACTTGGTTCGAGTGGCTATAACAGTGGCGGGTCGGTGACCAACGTGACAATTACACGCCAGAATCAGGCATGGACGAATACGCTTTCGTTCAATGAAACTTTTCTGAAAGATCATCACCTGTCGGCACTGCTTGGAACGGACATCCAGTACAATGAACTGTCGGCGTGGGGTGCCAATGCCACCAATGCTTCCGATGATTTTTTCGAGTACTATCAGGGAGGATGGGCTAATGTGGTTGCTTCCGGAAACAGGAAAGGTACAAGGGTCTTTGCCTCTCTTTTCTCCCGTCTTAGTTATGATCTCAAAGGGCGTTACTTTCTTACCGGTAACTTCCGGAGGGACGGAAATTCTGCCCTGGCGGAAGGCCGTAAATACGGGAACTTCGGCGGTGTGTCGGGTGGTTGGCTGCTGTCTGAAGAAAGTTTCTTCAAGTCATCCCCCTTGGCCCGTACATTCGACAATGTGAAATTGAATGCCAGCTGGGGGCAGGTAGGTAACGGTAATCTTGAAAACGATTATAGTTCGTACGACCTATACTCTTCCTACCTCTATGGCAGCGCCGCGACCTGGAGTATTACACAACAGGGAAATCCGGATCTCAGCTGGGAAACCAGTGAACAGACCAATGTGGGAATCGAAGTGAGTGCCTTTACGAACCGCCTCAATGCCGAACTGACCTATTTCAATAACAATGTGAACGGGTTGATCCTGAGTGTGGCACAGTCCCCATCGAAAGGAATACCGGGAAATTCTATCCTTGCCAATGTAGGGTCCATGTACAACAGAGGTATTGAGTTTGGTATAGGATATGAAGTGATCCGAAGAAAAGATCTTACATGGAACCTGAATTTCAATTATACCAATCTACGCAACAAAGTGACATCCCTTGCGGATGAAAATCAGGATATCATCGCTTCCACCGGTAGCGGTAACACCAATATAACCCGTGTAGGGGAACCGATAGGGAGCCTTTATGGTCTTAAAACCCTGTATGTGAATCCGGAGAATGGCCAGCGTGTATTCCTTAATGGAAAAGGGGAAGAGGTGCAATATAACGGCTTGAACAGGTGGACGTATCTTGACGGATCTACGGCAGAAGCTCTTTCGGGAGATGACTTTTATGTTTTGGGAAATGCTCTTCCCAAGTGGTACGGAGGATTGGCAAGTAATCTTACGTACAAAGACTTTGAACTCAATCTGAACTTTACCTATGCCGGAGGGAATTATGTGATGAACAGGACCAGGTCCACCTTGACCGACCAGATATTTTTCAACAATTCTACCGATATTTTACGACGTTGGACTTCTCCCGGGCAGCAGACCGATATCCCTAGGATCATAAATGGGGACAGGATCTCCTTCGGTGGATCGGTCCCTATCTCAGAGCATGTGGAAAAAGGTGATTTCCTTCGCCTGCAGAATGTGGTATTCGCCTATAACCTGCCTGAGAGTGCTCTTGGTTTTTCAAGGCTTAGTGCGGTAAGGGTTTACGGGCAAGTAACCAATGCGTTCATTATAACCGGTTACAGTGGTATCGATCCGGAAGTGTCGGCAAACGGGAATTCAAATACCGCACCGGGTGTTGAATATAACACCGCCGGTTTGGGACGGACCTTTACCTTCGGAGTGAATGTTACATTCTAA